From the Hevea brasiliensis isolate MT/VB/25A 57/8 chromosome 15, ASM3005281v1, whole genome shotgun sequence genome, one window contains:
- the LOC110635619 gene encoding KH domain-containing protein At4g18375 gives MGESGKRSRSQRDHDGDGRNQKRRVNDKDERVNDELVVYRILCPDEVIGSVIGKNGKVINSIRQETRAKVKVVDPFPGAKDRVITIYCYVKKKEDVEVDDEFNDHDPFCPAQDALLRVHAAISNAVASVVDSDKKRKDKEECQILVPSSQSANIIGKAGMTIKKLRSKTRTNIKVTAKDASDPTQSCAMDFDNFILISGESEAVKKALFAVSAIMYKFNPKEEIPLETTVPEAPPSIIIPSDVSIYPPGGLYPNTDPVVPSRSVPPILGSTHVPELQGYGDTGSSWPVYSSTLPVVPSFGSASRSEELIIRVLCPFDKIGRVIGKGGGTIKSIRQASGARVEVDDTKADRDECIITVTATESPDDLKSMAVEAVLLLQGKINDEDDDTVSIRLLVPSKVIGCIIGKSGSIVNEIRKRTKADVRISKGEKPKCADSNDELVEVLGEVGSVRDALVQIVLRLRDDVLKEKDGSHNPSVGADSLYSGGSGIPVPSLLPSVPPVAPLAYDQRAESGSGLGLLSSNSLYGYGSLSMGENGYGSMSSYSSSKLYGGLPPPSTLDMLVPANAVGKVMGKGGANIANIRKISGAMIEISDAKSARGDRIAHISGTPEQKRAAENLIQAFIMAT, from the exons ATGGGTGAGAGTGGGAAGCGATCTCGTTCCCAAAGAGATCACGATGGGGATGGTAGGAATCAGAAAAGAAGGGTAAATGACAAGGATGAAAGGGTTAATGATGAACTGGTTGTTTATAGAATCCTGTGCCCAGATGAGGTTATAGGAAGTGTTATCGGCAAAAATGGAAAGGTCATAAACTCAATTAGGCAAGAGACAAGGGCAAAGGTTAAGGTGGTGGATCCATTTCCCGGTGCCAAGGATAGGGTCATAACAATCTATTGCTATGTCAAGAAGAAGGAGGATGTTGAGGTTGATGATGAGTTCAATGACCATGACCCGTTTTGTCCTGCTCAGGATGCTCTTCTTAGAGTTCATGCGGCAATTTCAAATGCAGTTGCCTCTGTTGTTGATTCTGACAAGAAACGGAAGGATAAGGAGGAATGCCAAATTCTTGTCCCATCTAGCCAGTCTGCAAATATCATTGGTAAGGCTGGGATGACCATAAAGAAATTGAGAAGTAAGACAAGGACAAATATCAAAGTTACTGCTAAGGATGCCTCAGACCCAACTCAGTCATGTGCTATGGACTTTGACAACTTTATTCTG ATAAGTGGTGAATCAGAAGCTGTGAAGAAAGCATTATTTGCTGTTTCTGCAATTATGTATAAATTCAATCCTAAAGAAGAAATTCCTCTTGAGACAACTGTACCTGAAGCTCCTCCGAGCATTATCATACCATCAGATGTCTCTATTTATCCACCAGGTGGATTATATCCAAATACAGATCCAGTTGTCCCTTCTAGATCTGTTCCACCAATCCTAGGCTCCACACATGTGCCTGAACTTCAGGGTTACGGGGATACAGGGAGTTCATGGCCTGTATATTCATCCACCCTCCCTGTTGTTCCTAGTTTTGGCAGTGCCTCTCGCTCTGAGGAGTTAATCATACGAGTTTTGTGCCCTTTTGACAAGATTGGTCGTGTAATTGGCAAGGGAGGGGGTACTATTAAAAGCATAAGGCAGGCTAGTGGGGCTCGTGTCGAGGTTGATGATACCAAGGCTGACCGTGATGAGTGTATTATTACAGTGACTGCAACAGAG TCGCCTGATGATTTGAAGTCCATGGCTGTTGAAGCTGTTTTATTGCTCCAAGGGAAGATTAATGATGAAGATGATGATACTGTTAGCATTCGTCTCCTTGTTCCATCTAAAGTTATTGGGTGTATTATTGGGAAAAGTGGTTCAATTGTAAATGAAATTCGGAAGAGAACCAAAGCTGATGTGCGCATATCAAAAGGCGAGAAACCTAAGTGTGCTGATTCCAATGATGAACTTGTTGAG GTTTTGGGAGAAGTTGGTAGTGTGAGAGATGCACTTGTCCAGATTGTTTTGAGGCTTAGAGATGATGTATTGAAAGAAAAAGATggtagtcataatccttcagttgGCGCTGATTCTTTATATTCAGGTGGCTCTGGTATTCCAGTACCATCTCTCTTACCTTCTGTTCCACCAGTTGCTCCATTGGCGTATGATCAGAGGGCTGAAAGTGGAAGTGGCTTGGGCCTACTTTCATCAAACAGCCTCTATGGATACGGATCTCTGTCG ATGGGAGAAAATGGCTATGGTTCTAtgtcatcatattcatcatcTAAGCTCTATGGAGG GTTGCCTCCACCCTCAACCTTAGATATGTTGGTGCCTGCTAATGCTGTTGGAAAAGTTATGGGTAAAGGAGGGGCAAATATAGCCAACATTCGAAAG ATATCAGGAGCAATGATAGAGATCTCTGATGCCAAGTCTGCCAGGGGTGATCGTATTGCTCATATATCTGGCACACCAGAGCAGAAGCGTGCAGCAGAAAACTTGATCCAAGCATTTATAATGgcaacttaa
- the LOC110636475 gene encoding uncharacterized protein LOC110636475, which produces MVDTSNTAGIPAPLAEGHSITRPHLFNGSNCSFWKIRMRNFIQSVDIEAWQRIVKGPEILLELHADGYREKLEDEYNELDWKKVSSNAKALNILHCALDATEYNHISGCTSAKEVWDKLEVTYEETNQVKESKANRLVREYELFKMKPGETISEMSSRFTDLVNVLKALEKEFTEEELVKKVLRSLPKSWETKVTMIFDTKDFSKFTYDQLIGSLIAHEMLYDKSKSNVDQEKTKRGITLKSSQEDELRKTIAFKAASSNSSKSSSDADDIAMITKRFKKAFKEGGSKYKKFLKKYSPKGETSKDQSEIKCFQWNKPGHIKPNYPKLKKKNSKDKSKKVLVAGWMDSDNSSDKEVTHICLMALEEDKPKSSQQREINTEVIILTLLALKIMKMQSL; this is translated from the coding sequence ATGGTTGACACATCTAACACAGCTGGTATCCCTGCACCTTTAGCTGAAGGACACTCTATCACTAGACCACATTTGTTTAATGGTTCTAATTGTTCTTTCTGGAAAATTAGGATGAGAAACTTTATTCAATCTGTTGATATTGAAGCATGGCAAAGAATTGTTAAAGGTCCTGAAATTCTATTAGAATTACATGCTGATGGTTATAGAGAAAAACTAGAAGATGAATATAATGAACTTGATTGGAAGAAAGTTTCTTCAAATGCTAAAGCTTTAAATATTCTTCATTGTGCACTTGATGCAACTGAGTATAATCATATTTCAGGTTGTACATCTGCAAAAGAAGTGTGGGATAAActtgaagtcacatatgaagagACTAATCAAGTGAAGGAATCAAAAGCCAATAGGCTTGTTCGAGAATATGAACTATTTAAGATGAAACCTGGAGAAACCATTTCAGAAATGAGCTCAAGATTTACTGATTTGGTGAATGTTCTCAAAGCTCTTGAAAAGGAATTCACTGAAGAAGAATTAGTCAAGAAAGTCTTGAGGTCACTACCTAAATCATGGGAAACAAAAGTAACAATGATCTTTGACACCAAAGACTTCTCCAAATTCACTTATGATCAGCTGATTGGTTCTCTTATTGCTCATGAAATGCTTTATGACAAGAGCAAGAGTAATGTAGATCAAGAAAAGACAAAGAGAGGAATTACCTTGAAATCAAGCCAAGAGGATGAATTAAGGAAAACTATAGCTTTTAAGGCTGCCTCAAGTAACAGCTCCAAAAGTTCAAGTGATGCTGATGATATTGCCATGATTACAAAAAGATTCAAGAAAGCATTCAAAGAGGGAGGTTCGAAATATAAGAAATTCCTAAAGAAGTATTCTCCCAAAGGTGAAACAAGCAAGGATCAAAGTGAGATTAAATGCTTTCAATGGAACAAACCTGGCCACATCAAGCCAAATTATCCTAAACTGAAAAAGAAGAATTCAAAGGATAAGAGCAAGAAAGTTCTGGTTGCTGGTTGGATGGACAGTGATAACTCTAGTGACAAGGAGGTTACACACATTTGTCTCATGGCTCTAGAAGAGGATAAACCAAAAAGCTCCCAACAAAGAGAAATCAACACTGAGGTAATAATTCTGACTCTCTTAGCATTGAAGATTATGAAGATGCAAAGTTTATAA